A stretch of Chitinophaga caeni DNA encodes these proteins:
- a CDS encoding flavin reductase family protein yields the protein MKNVYRKTAFPVDQARTYLEPGPIVLVSSQYGQKKNVMTMGWYTVMEFNPSLVGCMITAANDSFELIRKSGCCVINLPTYSMIETIIGIGNDHGSSVDKFKKYQLKYSDAHTVAAPVLDDCYANFECRLYDKKLLNTYNFFIFEVTYAAVAKSPKYPQTAHYRGSGLFMVSGETASYKKLFKRKDL from the coding sequence ATGAAAAATGTTTATAGAAAAACAGCATTCCCGGTAGATCAAGCCAGGACTTACTTGGAACCGGGCCCAATTGTATTGGTTAGCAGTCAATATGGGCAGAAAAAAAATGTTATGACAATGGGATGGTATACCGTTATGGAATTTAATCCATCCTTGGTGGGATGCATGATTACCGCCGCCAATGATAGCTTCGAATTAATTCGTAAAAGCGGTTGCTGCGTTATCAATCTGCCCACCTACTCCATGATTGAAACAATTATTGGAATAGGAAACGATCATGGCTCTTCTGTTGATAAGTTTAAAAAATATCAATTAAAATATTCAGATGCTCATACGGTTGCTGCACCGGTATTAGACGACTGTTATGCCAACTTCGAATGTCGCCTGTACGATAAGAAATTGCTTAACACTTATAATTTCTTCATATTCGAAGTAACTTATGCTGCGGTCGCAAAATCCCCCAAATATCCTCAAACGGCACATTACCGGGGCAGTGGCTTATTTATGGTTAGCGGGGAAACGGCATCTTATAAAAAATTATTCAAGCGTAAAGATTTATAA